A portion of the Candidatus Nitrosotenuis aquarius genome contains these proteins:
- a CDS encoding NUDIX hydrolase, with the protein MRKKKIYDGKILGLSLYDITIQGRKVKREIIEHRGAAAILAFDEKGKVILVKQHRFPHGYVLEIPAGTLERGEKPIRCAFREIQEETGYKAAKMTHFLTYYPSVGYNREAIHCFVAKNLKKASGQALDEDEIMSVVKMDFKRLISMIKAGKIIDSKTICAALTYAAKNKLY; encoded by the coding sequence ATGAGAAAAAAGAAGATCTATGACGGCAAGATTTTAGGCCTGAGCCTCTATGATATTACAATTCAGGGACGCAAAGTAAAGCGCGAAATTATAGAACACCGAGGGGCTGCAGCAATTTTGGCATTTGATGAGAAAGGCAAGGTCATACTAGTAAAACAGCACAGATTTCCGCACGGATACGTTCTGGAGATTCCTGCAGGCACGCTGGAAAGGGGTGAGAAGCCGATCAGATGTGCTTTTCGCGAAATCCAAGAGGAAACTGGCTACAAGGCGGCAAAAATGACGCACTTTTTGACGTACTATCCGTCTGTTGGGTATAACAGAGAGGCAATCCACTGCTTTGTTGCAAAAAACCTCAAAAAGGCAAGCGGGCAGGCACTGGATGAAGACGAGATAATGTCTGTGGTAAAGATGGATTTTAAGCGCCTCATATCCATGATAAAGGCAGGAAAAATCATCGACTCCAAGACAATCTGTGCTGCTCTGACCTATGCTGCAAAGAACAAGCTGTACTAG
- a CDS encoding winged helix-turn-helix transcriptional regulator, with protein sequence MDKLDVDILHALLDNCRESDRQIGTRIGISGAAVKSRIAKMTKNGIIEDYTLKIEPPVFGYSLLYIVVTGQNMNEILKQVELIGEPFLVVPIVGGITVCGIVVKENVSQKIELAKGLMKDVRLLSIFEAENPGIRSDLTRTDVDIISELLKNPRAKIDDLAKKTKLSTKTITRSLQKLQNDEAIQFTMIYDPTKFGQYIPFVVLAWVAGDFNETLKSLKKEFSESFLMKPFLSKNQIVLFLFSNNIFELDSITQRVRGIKGVGSADLFIPKKITFPQKWITNAIKEAKASQKLHLAYH encoded by the coding sequence TTGGACAAATTAGACGTGGACATTTTGCACGCATTGCTGGACAACTGCCGCGAATCCGACAGGCAAATAGGAACTAGAATAGGAATTTCCGGTGCTGCAGTAAAGTCTAGAATTGCAAAGATGACAAAAAACGGAATCATCGAGGACTATACCCTGAAAATAGAGCCGCCCGTTTTTGGTTACAGCTTGTTGTATATTGTGGTGACAGGCCAGAACATGAATGAAATCCTAAAACAGGTGGAATTGATTGGCGAGCCGTTCTTGGTTGTGCCAATTGTTGGCGGAATCACGGTTTGTGGAATTGTGGTTAAGGAAAATGTTTCTCAAAAAATAGAGCTTGCAAAGGGATTGATGAAAGATGTCAGGCTGTTGTCAATATTTGAAGCAGAAAACCCCGGAATACGATCGGATCTTACAAGGACCGATGTCGATATCATTAGCGAGCTGCTAAAGAACCCGCGGGCAAAGATAGACGATCTGGCAAAAAAGACAAAACTCTCCACAAAAACCATTACGCGATCTTTGCAGAAACTGCAAAACGACGAGGCAATCCAGTTTACCATGATTTACGATCCTACCAAGTTTGGCCAGTACATTCCTTTTGTGGTGTTGGCTTGGGTTGCAGGCGACTTTAATGAGACCCTCAAGTCACTCAAAAAAGAGTTTTCCGAGTCGTTTTTGATGAAGCCGTTTTTGTCAAAAAACCAGATTGTACTGTTCTTGTTTTCAAACAATATTTTTGAGCTGGATTCCATAACGCAAAGGGTGCGTGGAATCAAGGGGGTCGGATCTGCGGACCTGTTCATTCCAAAAAAGATAACATTCCCCCAGAAATGGATTACAAATGCAATCAAGGAAGCAAAGGCTTCCCAAAAACTGCACCTGGCATATCATTAA
- a CDS encoding ABC transporter permease produces the protein MDYRVQLAKRMLSNKKGSLIGAVLAVSIGILVIHVNFVIFQGLYDAIVRDLSSYRFGDVLVTDEESFITKSDTFLVGWFERIPYVEAATPRMQSSASINVTKNGKLVEEFRVPVIGVDPMRDPRVSTAYQTVSDGQFVFSRNSLVIGSRVVDDLGGARVGDSVKIKITDRRGEDQVRRFLITGITTSPGGQGLDSEIIMHIDALRDMLDRDGETGEILVKLNDPKKASDVKNYFLRTFPNDDFKAETIEESAEAALSGFRSGIAMINMIGYFGLMSSAFAVVTIQMMLVSSKTREVGVMRAIGAKRKDILIIFIVQGMMIGAIGAGIGTAMGLGYTFYAKETKMTFAGSIPLEVSYDWAKITQTAIMAFSLAVVASIYPSYKATKLQPVEAMRYV, from the coding sequence ATGGATTACCGAGTCCAGCTGGCAAAAAGGATGCTCTCCAACAAAAAGGGCTCCCTGATTGGCGCAGTGCTCGCCGTGTCAATTGGAATTTTGGTAATTCATGTGAATTTTGTAATTTTCCAAGGATTATACGATGCAATTGTCCGGGATCTGTCCAGCTATAGATTCGGAGATGTCCTGGTGACAGACGAGGAGAGCTTTATCACAAAATCCGATACTTTTCTGGTAGGATGGTTTGAGCGAATCCCATATGTTGAGGCCGCAACGCCCAGGATGCAGTCATCCGCATCAATTAACGTAACAAAAAATGGAAAATTAGTCGAGGAGTTCCGAGTTCCAGTCATTGGTGTAGATCCGATGCGGGATCCAAGGGTATCAACAGCCTATCAAACAGTAAGTGATGGCCAATTTGTCTTTTCAAGAAACTCACTTGTTATCGGATCCAGGGTAGTCGATGATCTCGGCGGAGCCAGAGTTGGTGACAGCGTCAAAATAAAGATCACCGACAGGCGAGGCGAAGACCAGGTCCGAAGATTCCTTATCACTGGTATAACAACATCGCCTGGAGGCCAGGGCCTAGACTCTGAGATAATAATGCACATTGATGCATTGCGAGACATGCTGGACAGAGACGGAGAGACGGGAGAAATTCTGGTAAAGCTAAATGATCCAAAAAAGGCATCCGATGTGAAAAATTATTTTCTCAGGACTTTTCCAAATGATGATTTCAAGGCAGAAACAATAGAGGAATCTGCAGAGGCAGCACTTAGCGGTTTCAGATCAGGCATTGCCATGATAAACATGATTGGCTATTTCGGGTTAATGTCATCTGCATTCGCAGTTGTAACAATCCAGATGATGCTAGTATCCAGCAAGACAAGAGAGGTAGGTGTCATGCGTGCAATTGGCGCCAAAAGAAAGGACATTCTGATTATCTTCATTGTCCAAGGTATGATGATTGGCGCAATCGGCGCCGGAATAGGCACGGCAATGGGCCTAGGATACACGTTTTACGCAAAAGAGACCAAGATGACCTTTGCAGGGTCCATTCCACTAGAGGTAAGCTACGACTGGGCAAAAATCACCCAGACTGCAATCATGGCATTTTCATTGGCAGTAGTGGCGTCGATTTACCCGTCATACAAGGCAACTAAGCTGCAACCTGTGGAGGCAATGAGATATGTCTGA
- a CDS encoding ABC transporter ATP-binding protein, translating into MSDIVLELKNVNKVFGQGDTRVQALDNVSFSVKKGEFLLIVGSSGSGKSTLLNMIGLLDRPSSGQVIIDGKNTTKLSDGKISEFRNSKLGFIFQFSNLMADLTILENVLLPRNIQRSDQNAYKEATDLLKAVGLESQMNKRANKVSGGQAQRAAIARGLVNHPTIVLADEPTGNLDSVTAETIVQLMKSMAKKLNQTFIIVTHDRHQFGEVDRVITIKDGRAFEGEDVPPKMELTV; encoded by the coding sequence ATGTCTGATATTGTGCTGGAATTAAAAAATGTCAACAAGGTCTTCGGCCAGGGAGACACTCGAGTCCAGGCACTAGACAATGTCTCATTTTCTGTAAAAAAAGGAGAGTTCTTGCTAATTGTTGGCAGCTCCGGCTCTGGCAAGTCTACACTGCTTAACATGATTGGACTATTGGACAGGCCAAGCAGCGGCCAAGTAATAATTGATGGAAAAAATACTACCAAGCTATCAGATGGAAAAATCTCGGAATTTAGAAACTCCAAGCTAGGCTTTATCTTTCAATTTTCAAATCTTATGGCAGACCTTACAATTTTGGAAAATGTATTGCTGCCAAGAAACATACAGAGATCAGATCAAAATGCATACAAAGAAGCAACAGACCTGCTCAAGGCAGTGGGATTAGAATCGCAAATGAACAAGAGAGCAAACAAGGTCTCTGGCGGACAAGCCCAGAGAGCGGCAATCGCAAGGGGCCTAGTGAATCATCCAACAATAGTGCTAGCTGATGAGCCGACAGGAAACCTAGACTCTGTTACTGCAGAAACAATCGTACAGCTAATGAAGTCAATGGCAAAAAAGCTAAACCAGACATTCATCATAGTAACGCACGACAGACACCAGTTCGGCGAAGTGGACCGAGTCATCACTATCAAGGACGGGCGCGCATTTGAGGGAGAGGACGTGCCGCCAAAAATGGAGCTGACAGTATGA
- a CDS encoding COG1361 S-layer family protein produces the protein MKTLVYVMISLIVLSPVLDAYAQLGKGDSPFERNFGDVKFLDAYFGTLDNKIEVTPGDKNVPLTVVFANVGSQDITGIKGQLLMPMGFSSSDGKGALIFADSDSEATAGKHFSLTFFVNLDKGVSVQQFPATVKLDYTRLRESGTRNSFFDFNFRVTGESILNLKADNPFLTSLKTNDVTVEITNTGTAPLSNVKVVLQNSQFQSDRSTTLTNIENVVFDQNEWDIGTIDTKSSKKFSFSVYVPENVRTETLHTPLLVSYFNAHGDKIEDTRTVDFYINGLIDARIYDIKVIELGDQQTIIGDIINEGNINALFAFVTLEPLEGSNLKKVTQFIDELETDSPVPFNIPVEFDGEPKYGDHKIKVTVRYKDDLRQEHLVSEIATVTLKDMTIKPEPTPMDFAPGIIGLTIAGVAGYVIFKKIKKRKQAQAEESQTH, from the coding sequence ATGAAAACTCTGGTCTATGTCATGATATCTCTGATTGTATTATCGCCAGTGTTGGATGCCTATGCCCAGCTAGGCAAAGGCGACTCGCCATTTGAGCGTAATTTTGGCGATGTCAAGTTCCTAGATGCGTATTTTGGCACTCTGGATAACAAAATCGAGGTAACGCCAGGCGACAAGAACGTTCCACTTACCGTGGTATTTGCAAATGTAGGTTCGCAAGACATCACTGGAATCAAAGGACAGCTCCTAATGCCGATGGGCTTTAGCTCATCAGATGGCAAGGGCGCACTAATTTTTGCGGACAGCGATTCCGAGGCAACTGCAGGAAAACACTTTTCGCTGACATTCTTTGTAAATCTGGACAAGGGCGTATCTGTACAGCAATTTCCTGCAACTGTCAAGCTAGATTATACCAGACTGCGAGAGTCTGGCACCAGAAACTCGTTTTTTGACTTTAATTTCAGGGTCACTGGAGAAAGCATCCTGAATCTCAAGGCTGATAATCCATTTTTAACATCTCTTAAAACAAATGACGTCACAGTAGAGATAACAAACACAGGAACTGCGCCATTATCGAATGTCAAGGTTGTATTGCAAAACAGCCAGTTCCAGTCAGACAGATCCACTACCTTAACAAACATAGAAAATGTTGTCTTTGATCAAAACGAATGGGACATTGGCACAATAGATACAAAGTCGTCCAAGAAATTTTCTTTTTCTGTCTATGTTCCTGAAAATGTCAGAACAGAAACACTTCACACACCATTGCTGGTGTCGTATTTTAACGCGCATGGAGACAAAATAGAGGACACAAGGACTGTAGACTTTTACATTAATGGTTTGATCGACGCAAGGATCTACGACATCAAGGTAATAGAGCTAGGAGACCAGCAGACCATAATCGGGGATATCATAAACGAAGGCAACATCAATGCCCTTTTTGCGTTTGTGACACTAGAACCACTGGAAGGCTCTAATCTCAAAAAGGTAACCCAGTTCATTGACGAGCTAGAAACAGACTCGCCAGTGCCGTTTAACATCCCAGTAGAGTTTGACGGCGAGCCAAAGTACGGCGACCACAAAATCAAGGTTACAGTTCGATACAAGGATGATCTGAGGCAAGAACACCTAGTATCGGAAATTGCAACTGTGACACTCAAGGACATGACCATAAAGCCAGAGCCTACACCAATGGACTTTGCGCCAGGAATCATCGGCCTGACAATAGCTGGTGTGGCAGGCTATGTCATATTCAAGAAAATCAAAAAGAGAAAGCAGGCTCAGGCAGAAGAAAGCCAAACCCACTAG